From Pseudomonas alcaligenes, a single genomic window includes:
- a CDS encoding HEPN domain-containing protein — MKFTFITALDYLSIPQKIECKVGFDNSLSLTNDTERVSALIEAYHASCMGELEHNHLLSGRPVVYVERDVPGPHHVSDMLVDFLREVQSLLGELWLWKDNSINCQQAFALAKNMPSTSSNCLPVFNSSATGEDINTRITADEFVGVIKSRVVQIDSFKESNIPRQTSIRKSTGRLNVALYHLQNARNNRDLGFKIANYCSFFEALFSTDTAELSHQLSQRISFFLHDCPNKRLEMYRMTKKAYAVRSKTVHGDMLDSSISNLRDISLHCDDIARGCLMKIFKNQHLFDIFNSHSKEKVSNYLVEMVFGVS; from the coding sequence ATGAAGTTCACATTCATTACTGCGCTGGATTACTTGAGCATTCCTCAGAAAATTGAATGCAAGGTTGGATTTGACAACAGCCTCAGCCTAACCAATGACACGGAGAGAGTGTCTGCGCTTATTGAGGCTTATCATGCTAGCTGCATGGGAGAGCTAGAGCATAACCACTTACTATCTGGGCGCCCCGTAGTTTATGTCGAGAGAGATGTGCCTGGCCCGCATCATGTGTCTGACATGCTGGTCGATTTTCTTCGAGAGGTCCAGAGCCTCCTAGGTGAGCTGTGGTTGTGGAAAGATAATAGTATCAACTGTCAGCAAGCGTTCGCTTTGGCTAAGAATATGCCTTCGACATCTAGCAACTGCCTTCCTGTATTCAACTCATCTGCTACTGGAGAGGATATCAATACACGCATAACTGCGGACGAATTTGTTGGGGTGATAAAATCTCGGGTCGTGCAGATAGACAGCTTTAAGGAAAGCAATATTCCAAGGCAAACATCTATAAGGAAGTCAACGGGGCGATTGAATGTTGCCTTGTATCATTTGCAGAATGCTAGGAATAATAGGGATCTTGGGTTCAAAATTGCCAATTATTGTAGTTTCTTTGAGGCGCTTTTTAGCACTGACACTGCGGAGCTTTCTCATCAGCTATCACAAAGAATATCCTTTTTCTTGCATGACTGCCCTAATAAGCGTCTGGAAATGTACAGGATGACTAAGAAGGCTTATGCGGTCAGGTCAAAGACGGTTCATGGCGATATGCTGGACAGCTCAATCTCAAACCTGAGGGATATTTCTTTGCATTGCGACGATATTGCCCGGGGGTGCCTTATGAAGATATTCAAGAACCAGCATCTATTTGATATTTTTAACTCTCATTCAAAAGAGAAGGTTTCAAACTACTTGGTTGAGATGGTTTTTGGTGTTTCTTAA
- a CDS encoding RHS repeat protein, with protein sequence MKTLHRASLLALALASALGLPAAQAAERSWSYTYNSLGLVETADGPRTDVADVTTYAYDAQGHLTQVTNALGHITQLSNFDVFGNPQTVIDPNGVVTSLTYAPQGWLTSVSTAGSTTSFEHDAIGQITKVTRGDGSWLEYTWNGARRLTRITNNLGEAVEYDYDTMGNRTAQRLKDASSNLTQQQSWVYDELGRLLRSVGAAGQASQYGYDLNNNPTRSTTPKQDSTVSSYDALNRLVSSTDPLNGVTALGYDAQDNLTQVQDPRGVTTQYHYDGLGNLTQLLSPDSGTTTYTHDAAGNVLSKTDARGVVTTYSYDALNRLTGRQYPATPALNVQYHYDMTAEGNKGIGRLTAVQDASGVLGYRYDERGNLVEQIRSVVVVNNDTYDSLEYGYDNSNQLSSIAYPAGFTVQYQRNAAGQVGEVDIVMGSQPPAALAYNISYLPFGPLKTLTWANGISLARSYDQDYRLSQQNVGVWQASYGYDANSNIQSLQSNLFGDLAYSYDKLDRLTAEEHATQRQEYSYDAVGNRTSKTVTPIVDGQAQTSTVTTQSYASTSNRLTQVDNQPVTSDAAGNLTQDRANRALEYDAQGRLSKVTLGSTLVAEYRYNALGQRTHKITETATTTFLYGPDGQLLGENRYSSQGLKLSSQYYLWLDSMPLGGITLNFDAAGAISSSTVFYLHSDHLNTPRLATNQAGQEVWRWKSDAFGYGVATNAVGSGLNSINLRFPGQYYDSESGLHYNYFRDYDPQTGRYVESDPIGLNGGLNTYAYVMGNPLGYSDRSGLAGETALAAWGTWVATDTAIPEPSDFAWPKWAVYGVGGAALGGLVWATSDDDAEECPDKEKVCEERLEIDLATCAALGKRDGASAYKICEGQAMARYARCLRGSDVNPPLPPWGTK encoded by the coding sequence ATGAAGACCTTGCACCGAGCAAGCCTGCTTGCTCTGGCCTTGGCCTCTGCCCTGGGGCTGCCCGCAGCCCAGGCCGCCGAACGCAGCTGGAGTTACACCTACAACAGCCTGGGCCTGGTGGAAACCGCCGACGGCCCGCGCACCGACGTCGCCGATGTCACCACCTACGCCTACGATGCCCAGGGCCACCTGACCCAGGTCACCAATGCCCTGGGGCACATCACCCAGCTGTCCAACTTCGATGTGTTCGGCAACCCGCAAACGGTGATCGACCCCAACGGCGTAGTCACCAGCCTGACCTATGCCCCGCAGGGTTGGCTGACGTCGGTAAGCACTGCTGGCAGCACCACCAGTTTCGAACACGATGCCATCGGCCAGATCACCAAGGTCACCCGTGGCGATGGCAGCTGGCTGGAGTACACCTGGAACGGCGCTCGTCGCCTGACCCGGATCACCAACAACCTGGGTGAAGCGGTCGAGTACGACTACGACACCATGGGCAACCGCACCGCCCAGCGCTTGAAGGATGCCTCCAGCAACCTCACCCAGCAGCAGAGCTGGGTGTATGACGAGCTGGGCCGCCTGCTGCGCAGTGTCGGCGCCGCCGGCCAGGCCAGCCAGTATGGCTACGACCTCAACAACAATCCCACGCGCAGCACCACGCCCAAGCAGGACAGCACCGTCAGCAGCTACGACGCGCTGAACCGTCTGGTGTCGAGCACCGATCCGCTCAATGGCGTTACAGCGCTCGGCTATGACGCCCAGGACAACCTGACCCAGGTGCAAGACCCGCGCGGCGTTACCACCCAGTACCACTACGATGGCCTGGGCAACCTGACCCAACTGCTCAGCCCGGACAGCGGCACCACCACCTACACCCACGACGCGGCCGGCAACGTGCTGAGCAAGACCGACGCCCGTGGCGTGGTCACCACCTACAGCTACGATGCCCTGAACCGCCTGACCGGTCGCCAGTACCCGGCCACTCCGGCGCTCAACGTGCAGTACCACTACGACATGACCGCCGAAGGCAACAAGGGCATCGGCCGTCTGACCGCCGTGCAGGATGCCAGCGGCGTACTGGGCTATCGCTACGATGAGCGCGGCAACCTGGTCGAGCAGATCCGCTCGGTAGTGGTGGTGAACAATGACACCTACGACAGCCTGGAGTACGGCTACGACAACAGTAACCAGCTGAGCAGCATCGCCTACCCCGCCGGTTTCACCGTGCAATACCAGCGCAACGCTGCCGGCCAGGTCGGCGAAGTCGACATCGTCATGGGCTCCCAGCCCCCTGCGGCCCTGGCCTACAACATCAGCTACCTGCCCTTCGGCCCGCTCAAGACCCTGACCTGGGCCAACGGCATCAGCCTGGCGCGCAGCTATGACCAGGACTACCGCCTGAGCCAGCAGAACGTCGGCGTGTGGCAGGCCAGCTATGGCTATGATGCCAACAGCAATATCCAGAGCCTGCAGAGCAACCTGTTCGGCGACCTGGCCTACAGCTACGACAAGCTCGACCGACTGACTGCCGAAGAGCACGCCACCCAGCGTCAGGAATACAGCTACGACGCCGTCGGCAACCGCACCAGCAAGACCGTCACGCCCATCGTCGATGGCCAGGCGCAGACCAGTACCGTCACCACCCAGAGCTATGCCAGCACCAGCAACCGCCTGACCCAGGTCGATAACCAGCCAGTGACCAGCGATGCCGCAGGCAACCTGACCCAGGATCGCGCCAACCGCGCCCTGGAGTACGACGCCCAGGGCCGGCTAAGCAAAGTTACGCTGGGCAGCACACTGGTTGCCGAGTACCGCTACAACGCCCTCGGCCAACGCACCCACAAGATCACCGAGACCGCGACCACCACCTTCCTCTACGGCCCGGATGGTCAGCTGCTCGGCGAGAACCGTTACAGCAGCCAGGGCCTCAAGCTCAGCAGCCAGTACTACCTGTGGCTCGACAGCATGCCGCTCGGCGGCATCACCCTGAACTTCGACGCGGCCGGCGCCATCAGCTCCAGCACCGTCTTCTACCTGCACAGCGACCACCTCAACACCCCGCGCCTGGCTACCAACCAGGCCGGCCAGGAAGTCTGGCGCTGGAAGTCCGATGCATTCGGCTACGGCGTTGCAACCAATGCCGTCGGCAGCGGTTTGAACTCCATCAACCTGCGTTTCCCAGGGCAGTACTACGACAGTGAAAGTGGCCTGCACTACAACTACTTCCGCGATTACGACCCGCAGACCGGGCGCTATGTGGAGAGTGATCCGATTGGGCTCAATGGCGGGCTGAACACCTATGCCTACGTCATGGGCAATCCGCTTGGCTACAGCGATAGAAGTGGCTTGGCAGGAGAGACTGCGCTGGCGGCGTGGGGTACTTGGGTCGCTACAGACACCGCAATACCTGAGCCTTCAGATTTCGCCTGGCCCAAATGGGCTGTCTATGGGGTTGGAGGGGCTGCCCTTGGTGGCCTGGTATGGGCAACCTCAGACGACGATGCCGAAGAGTGTCCAGACAAAGAGAAAGTCTGCGAAGAAAGGCTAGAAATAGACCTAGCAACCTGCGCTGCCCTTGGCAAAAGGGATGGGGCCTCTGCATACAAAATATGTGAAGGACAAGCAATGGCTAGATATGCTCGCTGCTTGCGAGGCAGCGATGTGAACCCGCCACTTCCACCATGGGGAACAAAATGA
- a CDS encoding DUF6531 domain-containing protein: MLKIKLAPHFTPLVNKIFSNTPKLNWKIYASLSLLLATSPARAGSPITWKEDITTKPYADPWIGCNEILDKRETDSIKGNTSVKYINRTGKYGYSTNKNKYGQIAGYFYSCGASSIRSWVPSDYTNPVVFDSLNVLWRSGDTCTNDVNPNLVTGACSPDEQKGPPQQSCSAGAPPTENISIAGNPINFAIGNKFQTEADYSASGNSVLNFARSYNSLDGLWRHNFSTYLRFAGTQYVSVVMAHGRESFFTVSGTTVTPTSADLGVLSKTGTTGWQYISTANERFTFNTAGKLTQWSDAHGAVQQFTYSGSQVTVTDNLGNSLSFTEDADHQPLTLTAPGVQITYTYNASKRLTSLTRVAGGQTTQRQFHYEVAGKPDLLTGITDERGVRYATWAYDDQGRATSSEHADGAEHVSVTYNSDGTVSVTNELGKVAKYSFQYIKGVRRITSIQGEPSPNCPNSNSSFTYDSNGLLKTKTDNKGYLTTYTYNSRGLEISRTEASGTPQARTITTEWHPTLFLPQTVTEPGKVTHYQYDTQGRQLSRTVNSL, encoded by the coding sequence ATGCTAAAAATAAAACTCGCGCCCCACTTCACACCACTAGTCAATAAAATATTTTCAAACACACCAAAATTAAATTGGAAAATTTATGCATCTCTCAGCCTTCTATTAGCGACCTCACCGGCACGTGCTGGCTCACCAATCACTTGGAAGGAAGACATTACAACTAAACCCTATGCCGACCCCTGGATTGGCTGCAATGAAATACTAGACAAAAGAGAAACCGACTCCATAAAAGGTAACACGTCAGTAAAATATATAAACAGAACAGGGAAATATGGCTACTCCACAAACAAAAATAAATACGGACAGATTGCTGGTTATTTTTACAGCTGCGGGGCATCATCAATTAGATCATGGGTTCCCAGTGACTACACCAATCCGGTCGTTTTTGACTCTTTGAATGTTCTCTGGCGCTCTGGCGACACCTGTACAAATGATGTTAACCCGAATCTGGTAACAGGGGCTTGTAGTCCTGATGAACAGAAAGGCCCACCACAACAGTCATGCAGTGCTGGAGCGCCACCAACAGAGAACATATCTATTGCGGGCAACCCGATTAACTTCGCTATCGGCAACAAATTCCAAACTGAAGCCGATTATTCAGCCAGCGGAAATTCAGTGCTGAATTTTGCACGCAGCTACAACAGCCTCGATGGCCTGTGGCGTCACAACTTTTCGACTTACCTGCGTTTTGCCGGCACTCAGTATGTGTCGGTGGTAATGGCCCACGGCCGCGAGTCGTTTTTCACCGTCAGCGGCACGACGGTCACCCCAACCTCTGCCGATCTTGGCGTGCTGAGCAAAACCGGTACGACAGGCTGGCAATACATTTCGACGGCCAATGAGCGTTTCACTTTCAATACCGCCGGCAAGCTCACCCAATGGAGCGATGCCCACGGCGCAGTGCAGCAGTTCACCTACTCTGGCAGCCAGGTCACGGTCACCGACAACCTTGGCAACAGCCTGTCTTTTACCGAAGATGCCGATCATCAGCCGCTGACCCTAACCGCGCCCGGCGTGCAGATCACCTACACCTACAACGCCAGCAAACGCCTGACCTCGTTAACTCGTGTCGCTGGCGGGCAAACTACCCAGCGCCAGTTCCACTATGAAGTCGCGGGCAAACCTGACCTGCTCACCGGCATCACTGATGAGCGCGGCGTGCGCTATGCGACCTGGGCGTATGACGATCAGGGACGCGCCACTTCCAGTGAGCACGCGGATGGCGCCGAACATGTCAGTGTGACCTACAACAGCGACGGCACGGTGTCGGTGACCAACGAACTGGGCAAGGTGGCGAAGTACAGCTTCCAGTACATCAAGGGTGTGCGCCGCATCACCTCGATCCAGGGCGAGCCTTCGCCGAACTGCCCCAACAGCAACTCCAGCTTCACCTACGACAGCAACGGCTTGCTCAAGACCAAGACCGACAACAAGGGTTACTTGACCACCTACACCTACAACAGCCGCGGCCTGGAGATATCCCGTACCGAGGCCTCCGGCACGCCCCAGGCTCGCACCATCACCACCGAATGGCACCCGACGCTGTTCTTGCCACAGACGGTAACCGAGCCAGGCAAGGTGACCCATTACCAGTACGACACCCAGGGACGGCAACTGAGCCGCACTGTTAACTCACTTTAA
- a CDS encoding DUF6531 domain-containing protein, whose product MQNNPTAGICSKDEQKGTPQTCPSTAAGNPINFAIGNKFQTDTDYSGSDNSSLSFTRSYNSLDGIWRHSFSTYLRFAGTQYVSVVMHNGRESFFTVSGTTVTPTSADLGVLSKSGTGWLYTSTANERFTFDSAGKLSQWSDAHGAVQQLTYSGSQVTVTDNIGNSLSFTEDSSHQPLSLSAPGVQITYGYNTNKRLTSVTRTAGGQTTQRQFHYEDSRNNSWLTDITDERGVRYATWTYDDQGRATSSEHADGAEHVGVAYNSDGTVSVTNELGKVAKYSFQYIKGVRRITSIQGEPSPNCPNSNSSFTYDSNGLLKTKTDNKGYLTTYTYNSRGLEISRTEASGTPQARTITTEWHPTLFLPQTVTEPNRIIRYQYDNQGRQLSRTVEER is encoded by the coding sequence TTGCAAAACAACCCCACAGCTGGAATTTGCAGTAAAGATGAACAAAAAGGAACACCACAAACTTGCCCTAGCACAGCTGCCGGAAACCCTATAAATTTTGCTATTGGCAATAAGTTCCAGACTGATACCGACTATTCAGGCAGCGATAACTCATCACTGAGCTTCACTCGCAGCTACAACAGCCTCGATGGCATTTGGCGCCACAGCTTCTCGACCTACCTCCGTTTTGCCGGTACTCAGTACGTATCGGTAGTCATGCACAACGGCCGCGAATCTTTCTTCACTGTTAGCGGCACGACAGTCACTCCCACGTCCGCCGACTTGGGTGTACTCAGCAAGAGCGGCACCGGCTGGCTGTACACCTCAACGGCTAACGAGCGCTTCACCTTCGATTCCGCCGGTAAGCTGAGCCAGTGGAGCGATGCCCACGGTGCCGTGCAGCAACTCACCTACTCCGGCAGCCAGGTCACGGTTACCGACAATATCGGCAACAGCCTGTCCTTCACCGAAGACAGCAGTCACCAGCCGCTGAGCCTAAGTGCTCCGGGTGTACAGATCACCTATGGCTACAACACCAATAAGCGCCTCACCTCAGTGACTCGCACAGCTGGCGGCCAAACCACCCAGCGCCAGTTTCACTACGAAGACAGCCGCAACAACTCCTGGCTCACCGACATCACCGACGAGCGCGGCGTGCGTTATGCGACCTGGACGTATGACGATCAGGGGCGTGCCACCTCCAGCGAGCATGCGGATGGCGCCGAGCATGTGGGGGTTGCCTACAACAGTGACGGCACGGTGTCGGTAACCAACGAGCTGGGCAAGGTGGCGAAGTACAGCTTCCAGTACATCAAAGGCGTGCGCCGCATCACCTCGATCCAGGGCGAGCCTTCGCCGAACTGCCCCAACAGCAACTCCAGCTTCACCTACGACAGCAACGGCCTGCTCAAGACCAAGACCGATAACAAGGGCTACCTAACTACCTACACCTATAACAGCCGAGGCTTGGAGATATCCCGCACCGAAGCCTCCGGCACGCCCCAGGCTCGCACTATCACCACCGAATGGCACCCTACGCTGTTCTTGCCACAGACGGTAACCGAGCCCAACCGTATCATCCGTTACCAATACGATAACCAAGGACGGCAACTCAGCCGAACTGTAGAAGAACGATAA
- a CDS encoding DUF6531 domain-containing protein — MERALNLLVLLTAIVATTKSVASEYYWTVSSTLSYSKAIQGNSYQNFIDGCREAGEAALRDYPKLVSFSKTGIVGSTGTDYGCWFQSTGNDRLYKSYAGLQRKGTSCLILSEYNPTTGGCDNNEQKGPPTHSCSIGSYPASNISFIGNPINFAIGNKFQTDSDYKLSNNLSLNFSRSYNSLDGLWRHSFSTYLRFAGTQYVSVVMHHGRESFFTVSGTTVTPTSSDLGVLSKSGTGWLYTSTANERFTFDSAGKLIQWSDAHGAVQQLTYSGSQVTVTDNLGNSLSFTEDSNHQPLSLTAPGVQITYDYNTNKRLTSVTRVAGGQTTQRQFHYKDSRNNSWLTGITDERGVRYATWTYDDQGRATSSEHADGAEHVGVAYNSDGTVSVTNELGKVAKYSFQYIKGVRRITAIQGEPSPNCPNSNSSFTYDTNGLLKAKTDNKGYLTTYSYNSRGLEISRTEASGTPQARTITTEWHPTLFLPLTVTEPEITTTFQYDNKGQQLRSSIKNRM; from the coding sequence ATGGAAAGAGCGCTTAACTTACTTGTATTGCTAACAGCAATAGTCGCCACCACAAAATCAGTTGCAAGCGAATACTACTGGACGGTCAGCAGCACGCTTTCTTACTCAAAAGCCATACAGGGAAATTCATACCAAAATTTTATCGACGGCTGCCGAGAAGCCGGCGAAGCCGCACTAAGAGACTACCCTAAACTAGTATCATTTAGCAAAACAGGAATAGTAGGTTCAACTGGCACGGACTATGGCTGCTGGTTCCAATCCACCGGAAATGACAGACTCTACAAAAGTTACGCAGGCCTACAGCGCAAGGGAACCTCATGCCTCATACTAAGCGAATATAACCCGACCACTGGCGGATGCGACAACAATGAACAGAAAGGCCCTCCTACACACTCATGCAGCATAGGCAGTTATCCGGCTAGCAATATTTCTTTTATTGGAAATCCTATTAACTTTGCCATCGGCAATAAATTTCAGACAGATAGCGATTACAAACTTTCCAATAACCTCTCGTTGAATTTCTCTCGTAGCTACAACAGCCTCGATGGCCTGTGGCGCCACAGCTTCTCAACCTATCTGCGCTTCGCTGGAACTCAATATGTGTCCGTGGTCATGCACCACGGCCGCGAGTCTTTTTTCACTGTTAGCGGCACGACCGTCACCCCAACTTCCTCCGACCTTGGCGTACTCAGCAAGAGCGGTACCGGCTGGCTGTACACCTCAACGGCTAACGAGCGCTTCACCTTCGACTCTGCCGGCAAGCTGATCCAGTGGAGCGATGCCCACGGTGCCGTGCAGCAGCTCACCTACTCCGGCAGCCAGGTCACGGTTACCGACAACCTCGGCAACAGCCTGTCCTTCACCGAAGACAGCAATCACCAGCCACTGAGCCTGACGGCTCCGGGTGTACAGATCACCTATGACTACAACACCAACAAACGCCTGACCTCAGTAACTCGCGTTGCTGGCGGGCAAACCACCCAGCGCCAGTTCCATTACAAAGACAGCCGCAACAACTCCTGGCTCACCGGCATCACCGACGAGCGTGGTGTGCGCTATGCGACCTGGACATATGACGATCAGGGGCGTGCTACCTCAAGCGAACACGCGGATGGCGCCGAGCATGTGGGCGTTGCCTACAACAGTGACGGCACGGTGTCGGTAACCAACGAGTTGGGCAAGGTGGCGAAGTACAGCTTCCAGTACATCAAGGGCGTGCGCCGCATCACCGCGATCCAGGGCGAGCCTTCGCCGAACTGCCCCAACAGCAACTCCAGCTTCACCTACGACACCAATGGCCTGCTGAAGGCCAAGACCGACAACAAGGGCTATCTCACCACGTACAGCTACAACAGCCGTGGCCTGGAGATCTCCCGCACCGAGGCTTCCGGCACGCCACAGGCCCGCACCATCACCACTGAATGGCACCCGACTCTGTTTCTACCGTTGACCGTGACCGAACCGGAAATAACTACCACCTTCCAATATGACAACAAAGGACAACAGCTGAGAAGCTCTATAAAAAATAGAATGTAG
- a CDS encoding DUF6531 domain-containing protein, with translation MTHMKSRININFLNSTLTLSLLAYSNFGWGEPYYWYSVVDINSKFISAQVACEAAVTHFPGRHLISTEYRADTSFYCHIFRPSDGYLFHITATRKGDTCQTTTNYNRFTGQCGNDEQKGPPQSCNVEKLPTTNISFVGNPINFSIGNKFQSESDYQASSSSSLGFTRSYNSLDGIWRHSFSSYLRFAGTQYVSVVMHNGRESFFTVSGTTVTPTSSDLGVLSKSGTGWLYTSTANERFTFDSAGKLIQWSDAHGAVQQFTYSGNQVTVTDNLGNNLSFTEDNSHQPLSLSAPGVQITYGYNTNKRLTSITRTAGGQTTQRQFHYEDSRNNSWLTGITDERGVRYATWTYDDQGRATSSEHANGAEHVGVTYNSDGTVSVTNELGKVAKYSFQYIKGVRRITAIQGEPSPNCPNSNSSFTYDTNGLLKTKTDNKGHLTTYTYNARGLEISRTEASGTPQARIITTEWHPTLFLPQTVTETGKVTRYQYDTQGRQLSHLIQDR, from the coding sequence ATGACACACATGAAGTCAAGAATAAATATAAACTTCCTCAACTCCACACTCACCCTAAGCTTATTAGCATATAGCAACTTCGGCTGGGGAGAGCCTTATTACTGGTACTCCGTCGTAGACATAAATAGTAAATTTATTTCTGCGCAAGTAGCTTGCGAGGCCGCAGTAACGCACTTCCCAGGAAGACACCTAATAAGCACAGAGTATCGCGCAGACACATCCTTTTACTGCCATATATTCCGCCCAAGTGATGGTTACTTATTTCACATAACCGCAACACGAAAGGGTGACACGTGCCAAACAACAACAAACTACAACCGCTTTACGGGCCAATGCGGCAATGACGAGCAAAAAGGCCCACCACAATCCTGCAACGTAGAAAAACTCCCGACTACCAATATTTCGTTTGTTGGCAACCCCATAAATTTTTCTATTGGCAACAAATTCCAGTCAGAGTCCGACTACCAAGCTAGCAGCAGCTCATCACTAGGTTTCACACGCAGCTATAACAGCCTCGATGGCATTTGGCGCCACAGCTTCTCGTCCTACCTCCGTTTTGCCGGTACTCAGTACGTATCGGTAGTCATGCACAACGGCCGCGAGTCTTTTTTTACTGTTAGCGGCACGACAGTCACCCCAACTTCCTCCGATCTTGGCGTACTTAGCAAGAGCGGCACCGGTTGGCTGTACACCTCAACGGCTAACGAGCGCTTCACCTTCGACTCTGCTGGCAAGCTGATCCAATGGAGCGATGCCCATGGAGCAGTGCAGCAATTCACCTACTCGGGCAACCAAGTCACGGTTACCGACAATCTCGGTAATAACCTGTCCTTCACCGAAGACAACAGTCACCAGCCGCTGAGCCTAAGTGCTCCTGGTGTACAGATCACCTATGGCTATAACACCAATAAGCGCCTGACCTCGATAACCCGCACCGCTGGCGGGCAAACCACTCAGCGCCAGTTCCATTACGAAGACAGCCGCAATAACTCCTGGCTCACCGGCATCACCGACGAGCGCGGTGTGCGCTATGCAACCTGGACATATGACGATCAGGGGCGTGCCACTTCCAGCGAGCACGCGAATGGCGCCGAGCATGTAGGTGTGACCTACAACAGCGACGGCACAGTGTCGGTAACCAACGAGCTGGGTAAGGTGGCGAAGTACAGCTTCCAGTACATCAAGGGCGTGCGTCGTATCACCGCGATCCAGGGCGAGCCTTCACCGAACTGCCCCAACAGCAACTCCAGCTTCACCTACGACACCAATGGCTTGCTCAAGACCAAGACCGACAACAAGGGCCACCTGACCACCTACACCTATAACGCTCGTGGCCTAGAAATCTCGCGCACCGAGGCCTCCGGCACACCACAGGCCCGCATCATCACCACCGAATGGCACCCGACGCTGTTCTTGCCACAGACGGTAACCGAGACAGGCAAGGTGACCCGTTACCAGTACGACACCCAGGGACGGCAGCTCAGCCATCTCATACAAGACCGCTGA
- the msrA gene encoding peptide-methionine (S)-S-oxide reductase MsrA: MVLRSQILAHKLELPSAEQALPGRSEAMPVPASHYVNGNPLKPPFPAGLQQAVFAMGCFWGVERRFWQQPGVWTTAVGYAGGHTPNPTYEEVCSGLTGHTEVVLVVFDPQQTNYEALLKVFWEAHNPTLGMRQGNDIGTQYRSAIYCSDDAQLQAAEVSQALFQGQLDKAGFGPITTELGMAPPFYYAEAYHQQYLAKNPGGYCGLGGTGVCLPG; this comes from the coding sequence ATGGTTCTGCGCTCGCAAATTCTCGCCCACAAACTCGAACTGCCCAGCGCCGAACAGGCCCTGCCCGGGCGCAGCGAAGCCATGCCGGTGCCCGCCAGCCATTACGTCAATGGCAATCCACTCAAGCCACCCTTCCCCGCCGGCCTGCAGCAGGCGGTATTCGCCATGGGCTGTTTCTGGGGCGTCGAGCGGCGCTTCTGGCAGCAGCCAGGGGTATGGACAACCGCGGTAGGCTACGCCGGCGGCCATACGCCCAACCCGACCTACGAGGAAGTCTGCTCCGGCCTGACCGGGCATACCGAAGTGGTGCTGGTGGTGTTCGACCCGCAGCAGACCAACTACGAGGCCCTGCTCAAGGTGTTCTGGGAAGCGCACAACCCGACCCTGGGCATGCGCCAGGGCAATGACATCGGCACCCAGTACCGCTCGGCCATCTACTGCAGCGACGACGCCCAGCTGCAGGCCGCCGAAGTCAGCCAGGCGCTGTTCCAGGGCCAGCTGGACAAGGCCGGCTTCGGCCCCATCACCACCGAACTGGGCATGGCGCCGCCCTTCTACTACGCCGAGGCCTACCACCAGCAGTACCTGGCCAAGAACCCCGGCGGCTACTGCGGCCTGGGCGGCACCGGGGTGTGCCTGCCGGGGTAA